In the genome of Desulfofundulus luciae, the window CACCGGCAGTCACCTCCCTGCGCCGGTATTTCCGCAGCAGCCTGGCCACATCCTGGCGTCGAAATTTTCCGTACACTTCATCCCCAACCGTTAAAACTGGCGCCAGCCCGCAGGCACCCACACAGCGGGTGCTCTTCACCGTAAATAAACCGTCAGCGGAGGTATCGCCCTCGTGCAAGTCAAGCTGGCGCCTGAACTCGTCGAGAATACCCTGGGCGCCCTGAACGTAGCAGGCCGTTCCCAGGCAGACGTTGATGCCATATTTTCCCCGGGGCT includes:
- a CDS encoding NADH-quinone oxidoreductase subunit NuoE family protein, which encodes MAGGEKELDEKYRQLDEVIERYGQQEGQLIRILKEAQDIFGYLPEEVQTYIAGKLDMPVSEVNGVVTFYALFHTEPRGKYGINVCLGTACYVQGAQGILDEFRRQLDLHEGDTSADGLFTVKSTRCVGACGLAPVLTVGDEVYGKFRRQDVARLLRKYRRREVTAGDQRAERPDRYPEETAPGH